The nucleotide window GACCGGTTTTTACGCAGATCTTTGGCCTGGGTCTTGGGCAGCCGGTCCAGCACCTGCTGGGACCCGGTGGCGGCATGGACCGTGGCCATGGACGCGGACAACACCCGTTCCACGCCAAAATAATCCAGCAAAGGTTTGATCATATGGGCCAGACAGGTGGTGGTGCACGAGGCATTGGAAATCACGGCATGCCGCACCGGGTCATAGTCTTTATCATTGATGCCCATGACCGTGGTCACACAGTCTTCGGGCATGGATGCCCCTTGTTTGAGTTTAAACGGCGCAGAAGCGATCACTTTGGCGGCACCAGCGGCCAGATGCCCCCGGATGGATCCGGCCGGATCATCGGCAGGCAGATTCGGGTCCAGAAACCGGCCCGTGGTATCCACCACCATGCCGGCCCCGTTATCCGCCCATTGAATATCTTTCGGGTTCCGGTGTTCCCTTAAAATCTTCACCCGGACCCCGTTGACCGTCAACGTCCCCCTGGCTTCATCCACGTCTGTGATCACGTTTGAAGACTGGTATCCGTTCAGATAGGCTGCCAGACGGCCATAGGTGGAGTCCCGTTCAATGTAATGAATGATGTCGGACAACCCCGCCCCGACTTCCCGGCCGACATTGATCACAATATCGGTAAAATATTTTCTTCCGGCATGATGCCACAGGGTCAGTTTGCCGATACGGCCCAGTCCGTTGATTCCCAAAATTTTCTTGTTATCGGTGTTCATGGCACTCCTCACTTTCACGAATAATTAACGTTTATTTCTCCTTCAAACACAACCCCTTTGTTACCATCGATACTGATATAATCGCCCGCGTTCAGTTTTCGGCCTGCCAGATGGCAGTTTTTATCCGCTTCATTGCACACCAGGTTTTCACATCCCACCACACAGGTCTTTCCCAAATTGTATGCCACCACAGCGGCATGGGAGGTGAGCCCGCCCTTGGCGGTCAACAGGCCGTCTGCGGCATCAATTTCCAGAATATCATCGGGCACGGTGTCATTGCGCAGCAAAATCAGGTAAGCATCCGGGTCCTGGCGCCGGAACGCATCGATTTCCTTTAAAGTAAACACGATGCGGCCGCTCATGGCCCCCCCGGACACCCCGGTGCCCTGGCCCAGAAACGCGGCTTTGAGCCGGTCATCGTCCGCTGTAAACGCAGGCAGTTTTTTCCGGTCCCCCAAAGAAAGATCCCGGGCCTGGAGAATATACAGATCTTCAGGCTCCGGTCCTTCAAAGGTGAATTCAATCTCCTGGGGATTCCATCTGCGTTTGTAAATCAGCATCTGAATGGTATTTTTCAACTGGTCATACACCCGGGGAAACGCTTTTTCCAGGCTGATTTTGGTATCCCGGCGTTCCAGTTCCCGCTGCATTTCCGATATGGGCAGGGTGCTCACCAGCCCGGCCACCACATCCTCGCCCTGGTTGCCGATGGTAAAATCCCCCCACAGCCGGATGGCATCTCCGGGCAGTTTCGGACTGTGGCTGAAGGCCACCCCGGAGCCGGACTGCCGGGACCGGTTCCCGAACACCATGGCCTGGACCGTGACCGCAGTCCCCCAGTCATCGGAAATCCCCATGATCCGGCGGTAATCAATGGCCCGCTTGGCATTCCAGGAAGAAAACACTTTATGAATGGCCAGAAAAAGCTGGTCCACAGGGGATTCCACCAGGGTGATTCCTTTGAGCAGCAATTGATTTTTATAGGCCATGGCCACAGCCTTCATCTGAGGCCCTGTGAAATGGCGCTTGAAATCGATGCCCGCCTGTTTTTTATGCACCGCAATGATCTGATCGAATTCATCCCGGTGAATGCCGAACGTCATGCCGTACTGCTGAAGAAACCGGCGAAAACTGTCCCAGGCAAACCAGGGATTGCCGGTTTTCTGGGCAATGGCATCGGCAATCTCTTCATTGATCCCCACATTCAGAAAAGAATCCATCATGCCGGGCTGGGAAATGGAAGCCCCGGAACGTACCGACAAAAGCAGCGGTCTTTCAGGGTCCCCCAGCACCTGTCCGGTCTGCTGCTCTAAACGGGACATCATATGGACCACCCGCTGTTTGAAATTGACCGATGCCGGCGTGTAAGTATCGATGAGATTCAGGCACCGGAACACTTCCGTGGTGATGATGAACCCTTCGGGCACCTGGACCCCGATCTTTTTAAGACGCATCAGGTTCCACCCTTTGTTTCCCAGAAAAATGATGTTCTGGTTTGCCACCTGCTCATCACTGATGGAAGTCACTGCGCACTTGGGGTCATAGTTAAGCAGCACACTCAATTCATCCTGGGACAGTTTTTCCGACTGCCGGAACAGGGTGTGCAGGATTCGGTTTAAAAAAACATCCAGCTGCTGAAGCCCTAACGATGTGGCAATACGATCCCGGAAAAAAATATCTGCGGCCCGCTGATCCAGTTTTCTGGCGGTTTTTTTATCCAGTTTCCCCTGTTCCGGAATAAATCCGGGCAGATATTTTTTCTGAATCTGTTCTTTGCCGATGCGGGCTTCAATCTGAACCAGATTGGCCGAATGAATGGTGTGAAAATAATCGTTGATAATATCTGCCACAGCCCGCACAAATCCTTTGAAAATATCCAGATACTGGGTAAAGGAACATGTGGTGATGTTCACCGAGTACTTGAGAAACTCCATCTGGATATCCAGCTTGTTGGATACGATACCGTCCAGGCTCAATGCGTTGCGAAACAGGGTCAGCACCGAAAAAATCCGCACAAACGTGGGTTTGGTGATCAGCCGCAGATCAATACTGTTGATCAAGTCTTCAAACAGGACATTGACAATGCTTTCAACGCGCAGGGTCAGGCCTAAAGCATCAAATTTGGGTTCATTGTAGCTGCCGTACATGGACGGGATATCCACGGCAAAATGGCGCTTGTGATAAATGGCTTCATTGGGTTCATAGGTGTTGTCTGAAACGATCATTTTTTTGAGGTCTGCCATATACTCGATCAGAAGACCGATTTTGGTTTCCAGATGCGTTTCATCCAGAGCCGTGGCCAACCGCCGGGGTTCGGGCATATAGTCGGTCTTGAAATTGGCCAGATAGGATTTGATTTCCAGGTGATCCACCCCGTATTTTTCATTGAGCAGCCGGTAAAACCGCAGCATCAGCCGGACCCGCTGCCGGTCCAGATCCGTCACGTCTTCGATCTCGGTTACAATCTGGTCCAGGGCTTCCTGGCGGTACATGAGAAAATCCCGGGGGTGATACAGTTTTTTGGTTTCCAGATGCTGCATGATTTTACCGGGACCATCCACAAACCGGCCGGAACAGGGGATCTCTGCATAAATTGACGGGGGCACAAAAGGTTCCAGCGGGGTCTTATCCTTTGTTTTCCAGAAAATCATGACCTGCTGAATAAACGCCACAATCCGGCTGGAGCTTTCCACATGACACTGCTTGCGCAGAAAATGAATCAGCCGGTCCCGGCGGTGGCAGGCTTCATCCAGATCCGTGGAGATATCCCTCAGCTGACCTTCGGCCCCGATTTCATTGAAAAACGCCGGCAGCAGACGGGCCAGCTGCTTGACCAGATTGTACACCCCTTCGATGTCCGCGTTGAGAAACCGGGTGATATCCCGGGGAAACAGATCCGTGTCCTTGATGAACACCCCGCCGATGGACAGATAGATAATCAAAGCGGACAGCAGGCGCTTGGATTTTTTGGGCTGCTGTCCGATCAGACTTAAAAACACCCGGATATTTTTCACATGGGCGGTATTCCCCTTGATCTGCCAGTCCTCTCCCGTGCCCTGGATCATGGGAAACTGGAATCCGTGGTTCACCACCCGGTCAATGAAATGGTTGATGAGCTCCACATCACCGGTTTTATAGACGGCTTCGCCGATTTTGTAGATACAGTCCAACAGGGTCTCGGGATACCGTCCCTTGTGCTCTCTGAACAGCGAAAACGTCTGGTTGACAATGGGGATATTTTTCTTGAAATCATCATCCCCGATAAGCCGGGTCAATGTCTGGTTGATCTCATGAAGACAATCCTTGTGTATCATGAACAGTCCGGGCACATGGATGGCGTAAAACAAAAAAGTCAGTTTGAGGTGACGGCCATAGGTGTCATCACTGCAATGGATAACGATCTGCCGGCTCACCGTCTTGAACCGATTCACAAACTCCCGGAACCCTGTGAACCGGATGAGTTCCCGGGTCAGTTCAATGGAATCTGCATCCCGACGGCGACACAGATCTGCCAGCTGACGATGCCAGGCAGTGACACGCCCGTGGGAAATCTGATCAAACACATCTTCGAGTTCGGGATTGAGCCGCCATTCATCAATATTCTCCTGCATCCATGTCACGGGGTCATCCTGATTCAGCCAATAAGAAAACGAGGTGCTGTAGAACCGGACCAGGAGCCGGTTGAGCCGGTCAAAGAAACGGGTCCCGGTTTTAAAAATGTCATATGTTTCCACTTGATCCAGAAGCTGACGCGTCAGTTTATCCGGCGGGTAATAGGTGTGCACAAAATAAAAAAACGCCGGATCATCATATCCGGAAATCCGATTGAGTTTATCTTCCAGCACCGGAAGAAAATCTATCAGCCGGTCCCCGGATTCTTTGATCATATGCAAAAAAAACAGCATCAGATTGTCTGAAGATGACGTTCGGACCGACTTGTCAATGCTTTGTTCAAATGCGGACAGAAAAATATCCGAATACAGCTTCAGGGCGGCGATCCCTTTTTCATGGGATCGATACAGGTAAAAATAATGAAGGGAAAAATGCCGGGCTTCACTGACAATAAACGTCCAGTTCCGATAGGGATGGGAAAGCTCTTTGAGAAAAATTTCCAACCGGTTCAAAATGCCGACATATCCGTCAAAAATATCGAGAAGTACCCGGTATCTCTCATGGACAGAGACTTCCACCCGGGTGTCGGAAAGATTTGCCTCAAGCGCTTTTGATTTCACAGAACAACCTCGATGATAAAGCCCCATGCCATTGTTGAATATACTGTCCCCCCTATATCAGGCCGATCCGGTTTTTTCAACTCAAGATTTGGCTGGGTTGAAACCATTAGGTTGATTTGTGGCAAAATTTCTTATATGATTTGTGGATCATAAGTATAGACAGCTCAAAACCCGGACAGTTTTCCAGTATCAATTAAACAGATTATTATTAATTTAAGGAGTCGTTTTGATGAATGATGCATCGCAATTTACGTTGTACAGTGGCGGTCACCGGGGTGCGGAAGCCGAATTCGGCCGGCTGGCGGAACAATATGGAATCAAGGAGATCAATTTTTCTTTTGAAGGGCATAAACCCGAAAGGCAGAACGGGATCCGGGTTCTGGCCGCCGATGAACTGAAAAAAGGAGATGTCAGTATGGACATCGTATCCACCCGCATGGGCCGGTCCTTTTCAAAAGTCGACAAAATCCGCAAAGTCATCCAGTCCATTTTTCATATGGTCAACAATGGATACCAGATATTTGTCGTGGGATGGATTCTGCCGGACAATACCGTCAAAGGGGGCACGGGCTGGGGTGTGGAGCTGGGAAAACTGTTCAACCGGCCTTTGTTTGTCTATGAGCAGGACCGGAAAGGATGGTTTTCCTGGGTGGACAATGGCTGGCACAAGGTGACACCGGTGATCACCCATAAAAATTTTGCCGGCACGGGCACACGGAATCTGACCGAAGATGCCAAAACCGCTCTGGCAGACCTGTTTGAACGATCTTTCACTTAAAACTGATTTTGTATTTCAAAGGCCACGGATGTTTACTGTCAATGATTTGATCGACATTGCCGTCAGAATGGAAAAAAACGGTGAGGCCCGGTATCTGGCGGCAAAAAAACAGGTAAAAGAAAAAAAACTTCAATCATTTTTGCAATGGATGGCCGATGAAGAAGCCGATCATTGCCAGTGGTTTGAAAACAAAAAACATCACTGGGTGCCTGAAACTCACCAGACCGATCTGGAAACCATGCTCCCGGATGTCATCAAAGAGATGATGGGCGACAAAGCCCTGTCCCTGGATGATGTGAATTTTTCCCAAGTCGGGTCGGCCCGGGCTTTGCTTGAAATCTTTGTATCATTTGAAAATGATACCATTTTGTTTTATGAATTTCTTCAGACGTTTATTCAGGAACCCGATGTGTTGGCCGGGCTGGAAAAAATCGTTGCCCAAGAAAAAAAGCATGTGGCTGAAATACAAAAAATGATCCAGGCCCTGGCTGATGAAGAAACAAGATGAAGGGCCGGATCCCACGGACTTTTGACAACTGGATGCGGATGGGATTTGTTGTTTCAGTGCTGTCATTCAGTTCCTGAAAATGTCAGACGGCTTTTGGCTCCGTATCCAGTATCCGGCGCACCACCCGTGCCAGATCCCCCAACTGCACCGGCTTCATTAAAAATGCTTCAAACCCTTTTTTTTGCGCAATATGTTCAGTCATCTGCGCACTGAAGCCGGTACACATGATCATGGGAATATCTGAACGTATTGCTCTCATTGCCAGACACATTTCATCTCCGTCCATTTCCGGCATGGACATGTCCGTGATCACCAGATCATATTCATCCGGGTGGGCTTTGAATTTTCTGATCGCTTCCAGACTGCTTGTTTCAATGGTCACATGATATCCTAAGGAATTCAATCCTCTTTTGGTGACATCCAGCAGCATGATGTCATCATCCACCACCAGAATATGTTCCGTGCCCCGGGGCAGCTTTTGCGGATTTTTCTTTTCTACTGCCGGTTGTCCCCCCTGTTGGGCCACTGGAAAAAACACCTGGAAAATTGAACCTTCACCCGGGGTGGTTTGAACCTGAATATCCCCGCCATGTTTTTTGACGATACCATGCACGACCGACAACCCCATGCCCGTCCCCTGTCCTTTCGGTTTTGTGGTGAAAAACGGCTCGAAAATCCGCTCCATCACATGGGAAGGCATGCCGTTGCCGGTGTCTGCCACCTCTAGTTTAAGATATGAACCAGAAGGAAGCACTGTCTGGTTTTTTTCACAAGGCGCAGGGAGGGTCACGGGTTCGAGTTTCACCGTCAAAACCCCGTTTTGTTTTTCTTTCATCGCCTGGGCTGCGTTGGTACACAGGTTCATGACCACCTGATGGATCTGGGTGGCATCTCCCATGATGGTGGAAGAACAGGAAAGGTCCTCAACCATGCGGATGGTTTTGGGAAATGATGCCTGAAGCAGCTTCAATGCTTCTTTGACGATGATATTCACCTGAACCGGGCGGGGCTTTGCCACCTCGACCTGGCGGCTGAATGCCAAAATCTGATGGATCAGATCCCTGGCCCGTTCGGATGCCGCCAGAATCTTGGTCAAATTGGCGTAGGGTCTGGACAGCTTGTCACTGTCCATTCTGGCCAGTTCAGTATATCCCATGATGGCGCTTAAAATATTGTTGAAATCATGGGCAATCCCCCCTGCCAGGGTGCCGATGGCCTGAAGCCGGGCAGATTCCGCCATCTTCTGCTCAATCATCTTTTCTCTTTCCAGCCGGTTTTTCATGGAATTGAACAGCATGGCATTTTCAATGGCAATGGCGGCATGATGGGAAAACACGCTCAAAATCAATGCATCGTCTTCCGTAAAAAAAGAGTTGTCTTTTTTGTTCATCACTTCCAGGACCCCGATGAGCTTGCGCTTGGATTTCATGGGGACACACAGAAGCGACCGGGTTTCCATACCGGTCATATCGTCGATCCGGGGATAGAACCGGGCATCTTTCCGGGTATCCGGCACCAGCAGATAGGTCTGCTTTTCCGCGACCCATCCGGCCACCCCCGCACCGGGCGGAATGCGGACATCTTTAAGATGTTCGGCATTGGGGCCGGTGGGAACACTGAACACCAGTTCACCGGTTTTTTCATCCAAAAGCATCAGAGTGGATGCCACGGCATCGGTGACGATGTTGGCATATTTCATGATCAGGTTCAGCACCTCTTCCAGATCGATGGTGGAGTTGATGACAAACCCCACCTGCAGGGCTTTGGCCAGTTTTTCACTGCTCAGGCGGCTCAGGTTTTCAATCTGCTGGTTTTGTGTCTTCAACGCCGGGATCAGCTGATCTTCAGTGACATAGCCTTTTTCCATAAGAATCTGACCCAGTTTGGGCGGCGGTGAAACATTTTTTTTCCGGCTGCCGGAAACCAGTTCCGTCCGATCCATTTCCAATTGAAAAGTATCTTCAAAAAAATGCTGCTGGGTCTGAAGTGCCTCGTCCAGCTGAACCTGAGTAATGGTTCCCATACCCACCAGAAGATCCCCCAGAAGATGAGAGTGAATATTCACGCTGTTATCCTTTTTATGCCGCGGGTTTGTGAACCGTGAGTTGAGGAAAAGGAATTTCCCAGTCATTGGCGGTACAGGCATCCGTGCACCAGCGCTGGATAGCCCGGGAAATCCGGTTGTACAGCGGGGCCATCTTGCCGTCAAAGTCCGCAATCACCACCAGATCCAGGGAGGACGATCCCGCCTGTGCGAATTCAACTCTCAAATTGAGCAGTGAATCTTCATATTCTTCCGCAACCAGCCGTTCCCGGAGATAGGTGTCCAGAACTTCCAGGACCCGGCCGGTGGCAATGGACTGAAGATTATAGGAAATACCGAACCCGATCTTGATCCTGAAATTCACGGACAGATTCAAGGGATTCATCCCCAGAAAATCCGAGGTCTGGTAGACCTTTTTGGCGCCTCCCCGCAACACCAGCTCCACCATTTCATGGGACAGGCTGGTGACACACCCTCTGGTGCCGTCCGACAGAATCACCCAGTCATTTTTCCGGCAGGGAAACCAGGGTTCATGCTTCTGAAACGGCCGGGAGATCAGATCCATGAGTTCCTCGATGGGCAGGCGCAGGGTCTGCCCAATATCCGGGTTTTCCAGCACAGAGAAAAAGTTAATTTTTTTCACCAGCCAGGGCACGCCCTGATACACCAGCCGTTCCCCTTCCCGAACGGCACCGATATTCAGAATCAGCCGGCTCTGGTGCACAAACCGGGGCAGGGTGTTTTTAACGGTCCAGGCAAGACCCAGAAGGAAAATGATGGCCAGAGACAAAAGCACCCAGTCCTCGAACAGATAGAACACCAGAATCACGGCCAGTAACGCAGACAGAACGCTGACGACCCGATACAACAGATCCATGGCCCGGAGATGAAACGGCCGGTACACGGACTGATATCCAGGTATCCGTTTGATCAGAAACAGATAGGCCACTCTCAGCAAGAGTACGATCCCGATGCAGGCAATCAATGCAACAAACAAAAACAGGCCCCGGGTTTTGAAAAACTGCTTGATGGAATTCTGAGACGTTTCAAGGATGGATTTTTCTTCCGATTCCATTTCCATCAGCTGCATCTGAGTGATTTCCAGGCGGCTGAGAAGCTGCCTTTCCTGTCCTTTCCATTCAGGGACCAGTTTTTCCAGTCGCTCTTTCAACCGGGCATCTTCCGTTCTGGCAATCAACGCCATCAGGTTTTCATTGGCCTGATGGGCAACCGGTTTCAATTCCTGGTATCTGGACAGCTCTTCTTTAAGATCCGCTTTCTGCCGGGCTTTCTGGGTTGCCTGCTTGAGTTCCATGATCCCGGGTTTGATCAGGGAGACCAGTTCATCTTTCCAGTTAAACGGCGCTTCCTTTTTTTCAGTAAACAGGCTGATATCCACCCCGGTCGCAATCCGTTCAAAATCCTGTCTGGAAGACGAAAGCATTTTATCCAGTCTCTCCAGCTCTGCTGCCAGATTGTTTTTTTCCGTTTCTGATGTACTTTCTTCAATGGCCTGTTGTTTTTCAACGATCCGCTGTTCCAGGTGTTTATTGTGTTCGAGAATGCTGTCGAGCATGCTCAATGTGCTAGGGTCAGATGTCATTAAATTTTCATCCAACACCTGAACATCCTGCCCTTCTGCCGGAAAAACCAACAGATTCAGGCCTGCCATCAGAAAAAATATCGTCACCCACATCCGAAGCTTCACCATTTCACTCCCTTGTCTGTCTTTGTCTGTTTTATTACCATAGCATGAAAAATTCACAGAGAACAGGCCCTTATGAAACATTTTATGTCTGCTTTTTCATCGTACCTTGACAGGGGAAAAACTTCCGAATATAGTCAAGCACAAATTTCACTCAAACAAGGATATCTTCAATTGGGACTACTTGACAGGGGAAGCCTTATTTACAACCGGATTGTCTTGATGGCGGGAGATATTCTGGTCGCCCTGATTATTCTGTTGACGGCTGTCAATTATACCCTGAATTTATCCACCATACCTTTATGGGCGGGTTTGTTCATCCCTGTGGTTCTTTTTTTTTCTTTCCTGTGCGAGGTGTATCAACCGGACAAGTGGATATTCCGGGACCGGTTGATCCGGTCGTTTGTCGCTGTGTTTCTGTCTTTTCTGCTTTTGGCTTTGCTTCCCCGGAATCCGGACACCAGCCTCTGGCATCTGTCCGGAACCATGCTGATGTTTTTTCTATTGCAAAACATCTGGCAGAGCCTGCTTCACAAATCCAATGATGCCCATTTTTTCGCTGAAAAAATTCTGGTCATCGGTACAGGGACCACGGCAGAAACCGTTGAAGCGCTGATTCTGAAGTCTTCTGGGAAATATGTCTTGACCGGATTCATCCAAACAACCACGGACCCTGTTTCTGTGGATGTTTCAAAAATTGTGGGATCATTTGACGATATTGTCACCCTGGCCCGGCAAACCCGCACCAACATGATTGTTATCGCCCTGACAGAAAGACGGGGCAATCTGGAGACAGACAAGCTGGTGTCCTGCAAACTGATGGGAATCAAAATTGTGGATTATCCGTCCTTTTATGAACGGGTCACCGGTAAAATCCCGGTGGAACATATCAATCCCGGCTGGCTGGTTCAAAGCCGGGGGTTTCTCATCACACCTTTTATCCGGTTGTTGAAAAAAATGCTGGACCTGGTGTTTGCGTCCATTCTCCTGATCCTCTCCTTGCCGATTTTTCCCTTGATCGCGCTGGCCATCAAACTGGACTCTCCCGGTCCGATTTTTTATTTTCAGAAACGGGTGGGCCTCAACGGCAAACTGTTCACCATTTACAAGTTCCGATCCATGCATGTGCAGCCGGACGATCTATCCAGTGCGGCCTGGGCCAGTGAAAATGATCCCCGGATCACCCGGATCGGAAAACTGATCCGCCGGGCTCGCATTGACGAACTGCCCCAGCTGATCAATGTGCTCAAAGGAGATATGAGTTTTATCGGTCCCCGGCCGGAACAACCGGAATTCGTGGCACAAATCAGTCTTGTGGCCCCGTATTACCCCCAGCGCCATGCGATCAAACCCGGTATCACCGGCTGGGCTCAGGTCATGTATCCCTATGGGGCTTCCATTGGTGATGCCGTGGAAAAACTTCGGTATGATCTGTATTATATCAACAACCTGTCTTTGTTCCTTGAACTTTATATTCTTTTTGAAACCATAAAAATTTTATTATTCAGAAGGGGTGGCAGATGACCATGATGAACAAACGACCCAGACATATCAACCGAAGCCAGCGCCTGTTCATCGAGCTGGGAACCCCGTTGCTTCTGGAAGCAAAACCAGCAGAACGATCTGCCACCAGCCAGCTCATCGGTATGCAGGTCGGCAGTTATCTCATTGTCCAGTTGACGGAAAACAACTGGATGCAAACCCGGCTGTCGTCCGGGGAAATGCTTTCGGCCAAATATGTATTATCTGATGATGTGTTCGAGTTCAAAACGCAAGTCATCCGAATTATTGAAGACCCGGATTATCTCTTGTTTTTGGATTACCCGGACGTGGTGGAATCCTGTAATATCCGCTCGGAAAAACGGGTGAAATGCTTTTTACCTGTCAAAATGACCCTGGATACCTT belongs to Desulfotignum phosphitoxidans DSM 13687 and includes:
- a CDS encoding ferritin family protein; the encoded protein is MFTVNDLIDIAVRMEKNGEARYLAAKKQVKEKKLQSFLQWMADEEADHCQWFENKKHHWVPETHQTDLETMLPDVIKEMMGDKALSLDDVNFSQVGSARALLEIFVSFENDTILFYEFLQTFIQEPDVLAGLEKIVAQEKKHVAEIQKMIQALADEETR
- a CDS encoding mechanosensitive ion channel family protein, which codes for MTSDPSTLSMLDSILEHNKHLEQRIVEKQQAIEESTSETEKNNLAAELERLDKMLSSSRQDFERIATGVDISLFTEKKEAPFNWKDELVSLIKPGIMELKQATQKARQKADLKEELSRYQELKPVAHQANENLMALIARTEDARLKERLEKLVPEWKGQERQLLSRLEITQMQLMEMESEEKSILETSQNSIKQFFKTRGLFLFVALIACIGIVLLLRVAYLFLIKRIPGYQSVYRPFHLRAMDLLYRVVSVLSALLAVILVFYLFEDWVLLSLAIIFLLGLAWTVKNTLPRFVHQSRLILNIGAVREGERLVYQGVPWLVKKINFFSVLENPDIGQTLRLPIEELMDLISRPFQKHEPWFPCRKNDWVILSDGTRGCVTSLSHEMVELVLRGGAKKVYQTSDFLGMNPLNLSVNFRIKIGFGISYNLQSIATGRVLEVLDTYLRERLVAEEYEDSLLNLRVEFAQAGSSSLDLVVIADFDGKMAPLYNRISRAIQRWCTDACTANDWEIPFPQLTVHKPAA
- a CDS encoding type I glyceraldehyde-3-phosphate dehydrogenase; the encoded protein is MNTDNKKILGINGLGRIGKLTLWHHAGRKYFTDIVINVGREVGAGLSDIIHYIERDSTYGRLAAYLNGYQSSNVITDVDEARGTLTVNGVRVKILREHRNPKDIQWADNGAGMVVDTTGRFLDPNLPADDPAGSIRGHLAAGAAKVIASAPFKLKQGASMPEDCVTTVMGINDKDYDPVRHAVISNASCTTTCLAHMIKPLLDYFGVERVLSASMATVHAATGSQQVLDRLPKTQAKDLRKNRSIMNNIILTTTGAAKTLQLVIPEMGAIGFMAESVRIPTATGSLIILVMNFQETSNSKPIRRELINDIYRKVSEAGDGYLIYSEDQNVSADIIGTPKAAAVIEGHETHTRTGAININLGHMQGIDKTVQESIQDLVGSIQVTQAVTYGWYDNEMASYVNLLGDRTVSIAESLA
- a CDS encoding ATP-binding protein → MNIHSHLLGDLLVGMGTITQVQLDEALQTQQHFFEDTFQLEMDRTELVSGSRKKNVSPPPKLGQILMEKGYVTEDQLIPALKTQNQQIENLSRLSSEKLAKALQVGFVINSTIDLEEVLNLIMKYANIVTDAVASTLMLLDEKTGELVFSVPTGPNAEHLKDVRIPPGAGVAGWVAEKQTYLLVPDTRKDARFYPRIDDMTGMETRSLLCVPMKSKRKLIGVLEVMNKKDNSFFTEDDALILSVFSHHAAIAIENAMLFNSMKNRLEREKMIEQKMAESARLQAIGTLAGGIAHDFNNILSAIMGYTELARMDSDKLSRPYANLTKILAASERARDLIHQILAFSRQVEVAKPRPVQVNIIVKEALKLLQASFPKTIRMVEDLSCSSTIMGDATQIHQVVMNLCTNAAQAMKEKQNGVLTVKLEPVTLPAPCEKNQTVLPSGSYLKLEVADTGNGMPSHVMERIFEPFFTTKPKGQGTGMGLSVVHGIVKKHGGDIQVQTTPGEGSIFQVFFPVAQQGGQPAVEKKNPQKLPRGTEHILVVDDDIMLLDVTKRGLNSLGYHVTIETSSLEAIRKFKAHPDEYDLVITDMSMPEMDGDEMCLAMRAIRSDIPMIMCTGFSAQMTEHIAQKKGFEAFLMKPVQLGDLARVVRRILDTEPKAV
- a CDS encoding PEP/pyruvate-binding domain-containing protein, with translation MKSKALEANLSDTRVEVSVHERYRVLLDIFDGYVGILNRLEIFLKELSHPYRNWTFIVSEARHFSLHYFYLYRSHEKGIAALKLYSDIFLSAFEQSIDKSVRTSSSDNLMLFFLHMIKESGDRLIDFLPVLEDKLNRISGYDDPAFFYFVHTYYPPDKLTRQLLDQVETYDIFKTGTRFFDRLNRLLVRFYSTSFSYWLNQDDPVTWMQENIDEWRLNPELEDVFDQISHGRVTAWHRQLADLCRRRDADSIELTRELIRFTGFREFVNRFKTVSRQIVIHCSDDTYGRHLKLTFLFYAIHVPGLFMIHKDCLHEINQTLTRLIGDDDFKKNIPIVNQTFSLFREHKGRYPETLLDCIYKIGEAVYKTGDVELINHFIDRVVNHGFQFPMIQGTGEDWQIKGNTAHVKNIRVFLSLIGQQPKKSKRLLSALIIYLSIGGVFIKDTDLFPRDITRFLNADIEGVYNLVKQLARLLPAFFNEIGAEGQLRDISTDLDEACHRRDRLIHFLRKQCHVESSSRIVAFIQQVMIFWKTKDKTPLEPFVPPSIYAEIPCSGRFVDGPGKIMQHLETKKLYHPRDFLMYRQEALDQIVTEIEDVTDLDRQRVRLMLRFYRLLNEKYGVDHLEIKSYLANFKTDYMPEPRRLATALDETHLETKIGLLIEYMADLKKMIVSDNTYEPNEAIYHKRHFAVDIPSMYGSYNEPKFDALGLTLRVESIVNVLFEDLINSIDLRLITKPTFVRIFSVLTLFRNALSLDGIVSNKLDIQMEFLKYSVNITTCSFTQYLDIFKGFVRAVADIINDYFHTIHSANLVQIEARIGKEQIQKKYLPGFIPEQGKLDKKTARKLDQRAADIFFRDRIATSLGLQQLDVFLNRILHTLFRQSEKLSQDELSVLLNYDPKCAVTSISDEQVANQNIIFLGNKGWNLMRLKKIGVQVPEGFIITTEVFRCLNLIDTYTPASVNFKQRVVHMMSRLEQQTGQVLGDPERPLLLSVRSGASISQPGMMDSFLNVGINEEIADAIAQKTGNPWFAWDSFRRFLQQYGMTFGIHRDEFDQIIAVHKKQAGIDFKRHFTGPQMKAVAMAYKNQLLLKGITLVESPVDQLFLAIHKVFSSWNAKRAIDYRRIMGISDDWGTAVTVQAMVFGNRSRQSGSGVAFSHSPKLPGDAIRLWGDFTIGNQGEDVVAGLVSTLPISEMQRELERRDTKISLEKAFPRVYDQLKNTIQMLIYKRRWNPQEIEFTFEGPEPEDLYILQARDLSLGDRKKLPAFTADDDRLKAAFLGQGTGVSGGAMSGRIVFTLKEIDAFRRQDPDAYLILLRNDTVPDDILEIDAADGLLTAKGGLTSHAAVVAYNLGKTCVVGCENLVCNEADKNCHLAGRKLNAGDYISIDGNKGVVFEGEINVNYS
- a CDS encoding TIGR03013 family XrtA/PEP-CTERM system glycosyltransferase; this translates as MGLLDRGSLIYNRIVLMAGDILVALIILLTAVNYTLNLSTIPLWAGLFIPVVLFFSFLCEVYQPDKWIFRDRLIRSFVAVFLSFLLLALLPRNPDTSLWHLSGTMLMFFLLQNIWQSLLHKSNDAHFFAEKILVIGTGTTAETVEALILKSSGKYVLTGFIQTTTDPVSVDVSKIVGSFDDIVTLARQTRTNMIVIALTERRGNLETDKLVSCKLMGIKIVDYPSFYERVTGKIPVEHINPGWLVQSRGFLITPFIRLLKKMLDLVFASILLILSLPIFPLIALAIKLDSPGPIFYFQKRVGLNGKLFTIYKFRSMHVQPDDLSSAAWASENDPRITRIGKLIRRARIDELPQLINVLKGDMSFIGPRPEQPEFVAQISLVAPYYPQRHAIKPGITGWAQVMYPYGASIGDAVEKLRYDLYYINNLSLFLELYILFETIKILLFRRGGR